The Streptomyces sp. TLI_105 DNA segment CGGAGGCGGATCGAGCTGCGGCAGCTCCGGAGGCGGGTCGAGCTGCGGAAGCTCCAGCTCGTGTTCGAGTTCGAGCTCCAGCTCGTGTTCCAGCTCCAGCGGCTGAGGGCCGATCGGGTGGCGGGCGTGCCCCTCGTCCCGTAGAACCGGGGCATGATCTGGGTTCCGCTCCTCCTGGTGGCGTACGTCGTGGCCAGTGTCGGCTGCGTGCGGGTGTGCCGTGCCTCGCTCGCCGCCGACCGCCCGCACGGGTCGCCCGGCGGTGCGCGGGAGCTCACCGTGTGCGAGGCGGCCTACCTCGCCGGCGGCCCGCTCCGGGTCATCGATCTGACCCTGGTGTCGATGCACCGGTCGCGGCGGCTGCTGCTCGCCCACACCGGCTGGGCGACGGTCGTGGACGCGACCGGCGGGGACGAGCTGGAGCGCGCGGTGCTGGCGGCCATCGGGCCCGGCGGGCAGTCGCCGATCCCCGCCGTCCGTCCGGTGGTCGCCGACGCCGAGTCCGTACGCCTCCTCGCGGACGATCTCGTCGGCCGGGGGCTCGCCGTGTCCGAGGAGGGCCGCCGGGAGATCGCGGCGGGGATGCGGGCGGTGCGGGCGGGGTTCCTGCTGACGCTGGTGCTGGGGACGGCCGCGGCGCTCCTGGTGCCGGCGGCCGACCGGTCCCTGGTCGTCGCCGCGTTCGCGCTGCCGCTGGTCGGGTCGGGGCTCTGCCTGCTGATCGGCCGGGCCGAG contains these protein-coding regions:
- a CDS encoding TIGR04222 domain-containing membrane protein, giving the protein MIWVPLLLVAYVVASVGCVRVCRASLAADRPHGSPGGARELTVCEAAYLAGGPLRVIDLTLVSMHRSRRLLLAHTGWATVVDATGGDELERAVLAAIGPGGQSPIPAVRPVVADAESVRLLADDLVGRGLAVSEEGRREIAAGMRAVRAGFLLTLVLGTAAALLVPAADRSLVVAAFALPLVGSGLCLLIGRAEVYPYTRWASPAGQRLLSGLSRTDPLTALATRGPAVLEPELRAALEG